In a single window of the Gadus chalcogrammus isolate NIFS_2021 chromosome 20, NIFS_Gcha_1.0, whole genome shotgun sequence genome:
- the LOC130373664 gene encoding proline-rich protein HaeIII subfamily 1-like, with amino-acid sequence MISHQDTTARTPTPGHGLQDTATRTPPPGHRHQDTATRTPPPGHRHQDTSARTPPPGHRHQDTSARTPPPGHLRQDTATRTPPPGHRRQDTDARTPPPGHRHQDTATRTPPPGHRHQDTSTRTPPPGHRHQDTVARTPPPGHRHQDTAARTPPPGHLRQDTAARTPPPGHRHQDTATRTPPPGHRRQDTSARKPPPGHLRQDTATRTPTPGHRRQDTDARTPPPGHRHQDTVTRTPPPGHRHQDTATRTLPPGQLRAARQDSLIWALRLRPPALDRQVELMDRRLWRSGQQQLLQLV; translated from the exons ATGATCAGCCACCAGGACACCACAGCCAGGACACCGACGCCAGGACACGGCCTCCAGGACACCGCCACCAGGACACCGCCGCCAGGACACCGCCACCAGGACACCGCCACCAGGACACCGCCGCCAGGACACCGCCACCAGGACACCTCCGCCAGGACACCTCCGCCAGGACACCGCCACCAGGACACCTCCGCCAGGACACCTCCGCCAGGACACCTCCGCCAGGACACCGCCACCAGGACACCGCCACCAGGACACCGACGCCAGGACACCGACGCCAGGACACCGCCACCAGGACACCGTCACCAGGACACCGCCACCAGGACACCGCCACCAGGACACCGCCACCAGGACACCTCCACCAGGACACCGCCACCAGGACACCGCCACCAGGACACCGTCGCCAGGACACCGCCGCCAGGACACCGCCACCAGGACACCGCCGCCAGGACACCTCCGCCAGGACACCTCCGCCAGGACACCGCCGCCAGGACACCTCCGCCAGGACACCGCCACCAGGACACCGCCACCAGGACACCTCCGCCAGGACACCGCCGCCAGGACACCTCCGCCAGGAAACCGCCACCAGGACACCTCCGCCAGGACACCGCCACCAGGACACCGACGCCAGGACACCGACGCCAGGACACCGACGCCAGGACACCGCCACCAGGACACCGCCACCAGGACACCGTCACCAGGACACCGCCGCCAGGACACCGCCACCAGGACACCGCCACCAGGACACTGCCACCAGGACAGCTCCGGGCCGCCCGGCAG GACAGCCTCATCTGGGCCCTGAGGCTCAGGCCACCGGCCCTGGACCGGCAGGTGGAACTGATGGATAGGAGGCTCTG